From one Pristis pectinata isolate sPriPec2 chromosome 12, sPriPec2.1.pri, whole genome shotgun sequence genomic stretch:
- the LOC127576786 gene encoding homeobox protein HMX3-A-like, protein MPETAAQENPTPPKESSFSIKNLLNCDRKPSKPKTLLSAVKGVVEGAAFSLPHCREPGFPRFEIPTQRFALPAHYLERSPAWWYPCTLSPGVHLPRTEAPEKGSACARDSSPDRDSPEPALKIETDHKEKEDSKSLEEIVLEESSDAEEQKKDGNNNEDWKKRAESPERKPCRKKKTRTVFSRSQVFQLESTFDMKRYLSSSERAGLAASLHLTETQVKIWFQNRRNKWKRQLAAELEAANLSHAAQRIVRVPILYHENSASESGSPGNAPVTQPLLTFPHPAYYSHPVVTSVPLLRPV, encoded by the exons ATGCCCGAGACAGCAGCTCAGGAGAATCCCACTCCGCCCAAAGAATCCTCCTTCTCCATCAAAAACCTGCTGAACTGTGATCGAAAGCCTTCGAAGCCCAAGACTTTGCTTTCGGCGGTGAAGGGGGTGGTTGAAGGTGCTGCTTTTTCCTTACCTCACTGCAGGGAGCCCGGATTCCCAAGGTTTGAAATCCCGACGCAGAGGTTTGCGCTCCCGGCGCACTATCTGGAGAGGTCGCCCGCCTGGTGGTATCCCTGCACGCTGTCACCGGGCGTCCACCTCCCTAGGACAGAAG ctCCCGAGAAGGGCAGCGCTTGTGCAAGAGACTCCTCTCCAGATAGAGACTCTCCAGAGCCGGCGCTCAAAATCGAGACAGATCACAAGGAAAAGGAAGATTCCAAAAGTCTGGAAGAGATCGTGCTGGAGGAATCTAGCGACGCAGAGGAACAAAAGAAGGACGGCAATAACAACGAGGACTGGAAAAAAAGGGCAGAAAGTCCGGAAAGGAAGCCGTGCAGGAAGAAGAAAACTCGCACGGTTTTCTCCAGGAGTCAGGTTTTCCAGCTGGAGTCGACCTTCGACATGAAGCGCTACCTGAGCAGCTCGGAGAGAGCGGGGCTTGCCGCCTCTCTCCATCTGACTGAGACGCAGGTTAAAATCTGGTTCCAGAACCGCCGGAATAAGTGGAAAAGGCAGCTGGCTGCCGAGCTCGAAGCGGCCAACCTGAGCCACGCGGCTCAAAGGATAGTCCGGGTGCCCATCTTATACCATGAGAACTCGGCTTCGGAGTCTGGGAGCCCGGGTAATGCACCAGTCACCCAGCCTTTACTAACATTCCCACATCCAGCCTATTACTCACATCCTGTAGTCACATCCGTACCCCTCCTGCGGCcagtctga